One Bacteroidales bacterium DNA segment encodes these proteins:
- a CDS encoding winged helix-turn-helix domain-containing protein translates to MRRYVISHNANKIWELLNDVYVMKADNIRYRLEINESDLYTALGWLARDKNIFIMNLNNDLYISNKQHIENYIQFTRM, encoded by the coding sequence ATGAGAAGATATGTTATATCGCATAACGCGAATAAGATTTGGGAGTTGTTAAATGATGTTTATGTTATGAAAGCAGATAATATTAGATATAGATTAGAAATAAACGAATCTGATTTATATACTGCTTTGGGATGGCTCGCTCGAGATAAGAATATATTTATAATGAATCTTAACAATGACCTATACATAAGCAACAAACAACATATTGAGAACTACATACAATTTACAAGAATGTAA
- a CDS encoding shikimate dehydrogenase — protein MKNKTYGLIGFPLGHSFSKKYFNDKFQNENICAEYINFEIEDINCLKDIIYSNEIYGLNVTIPHKKSVIPLLDEIDNEAKNIGAVNVIKFIRRDNKLILKGYNTDIIGFTNSITPLIGEKNKKALILGTGGVSKAIEYSLNKIGIETLYVSRTAKPNVITYNQLTEEIMMEYSIIVNASPVGMFPNIDNAPNIPYQFLTPEHVVFDTIYNPQETLFMRLATERGAKVKNGLEMLEGQAIAAWNIWNDKHI, from the coding sequence ATGAAAAATAAAACTTACGGACTTATTGGATTTCCTTTAGGTCACTCTTTCTCAAAAAAATATTTTAATGACAAATTCCAGAACGAAAATATTTGTGCAGAATATATAAACTTTGAGATTGAAGATATAAATTGCCTTAAAGATATTATATATAGCAATGAGATATATGGTCTCAATGTAACTATTCCTCATAAAAAATCGGTAATACCCCTACTTGATGAAATTGATAACGAAGCAAAGAATATTGGAGCTGTCAATGTTATTAAATTTATTAGAAGAGACAACAAGCTTATTCTAAAGGGATACAATACAGATATTATAGGTTTTACAAACTCTATCACTCCTCTTATTGGAGAAAAAAACAAGAAGGCTCTTATTTTAGGAACGGGAGGTGTTTCTAAGGCAATTGAATACTCTTTAAATAAAATAGGGATAGAAACCCTATATGTTTCAAGAACTGCAAAACCAAACGTTATCACATACAATCAACTTACAGAAGAGATAATGATGGAATATTCCATTATTGTTAATGCTTCGCCTGTTGGTATGTTCCCTAATATTGATAATGCTCCAAATATTCCATATCAATTTTTGACACCTGAGCATGTTGTATTTGACACAATATACAATCCTCAAGAGACATTATTTATGAGATTAGCCACAGAGAGAGGGGCAAAAGTTAAAAATGGACTAGAAATGCTTGAAGGACAAGCAATTGCCGCTTGGAATATATGGAACGACAAACATATATAA